The proteins below come from a single Bacillus spongiae genomic window:
- a CDS encoding SpoIIIAH-like family protein: MLLKKQTVWLLTMLSLVVVLSVYYVTSPPTDPASLTASESDEDDANLNEDAGTEENGEAMTEDEINIITEVTDDEMFTALRMDIQEERDKRLSDLTAIVAATDVSSTEKNKAYEEMKEIRELTEQEKILEAFIKDKGYSDVLVRNVGDQIKVTIKMNGSEHTKKEANNIMRMVREELGNDGTTVAVEFQPTSESE, encoded by the coding sequence ATGTTGCTAAAGAAACAAACCGTTTGGTTATTAACGATGTTAAGTCTTGTTGTTGTTTTATCTGTATATTACGTTACATCACCACCGACAGATCCGGCTAGTTTGACTGCTTCTGAATCAGATGAGGATGACGCTAATTTAAATGAAGATGCAGGGACAGAAGAGAACGGGGAAGCAATGACTGAGGATGAAATAAACATCATAACAGAAGTGACAGATGATGAGATGTTTACCGCTTTACGAATGGATATCCAAGAAGAAAGAGACAAGAGATTAAGCGACTTAACAGCCATCGTGGCTGCAACAGATGTTTCGTCTACTGAAAAAAATAAAGCGTATGAAGAAATGAAAGAAATAAGGGAATTAACAGAACAAGAAAAAATCTTAGAAGCTTTTATTAAAGATAAAGGTTATAGCGATGTTCTTGTTCGGAATGTAGGAGATCAAATAAAAGTGACCATTAAAATGAATGGTTCTGAACATACTAAAAAAGAGGCAAATAATATAATGAGGATGGTAAGAGAAGAGCTAGGGAATGACGGTACTACAGTAGCAGTCGAATTTCAACCTACAAGTGAAAGTGAATAA
- the spoIIIAC gene encoding stage III sporulation protein AC: MGLDVDIIFKIAGVGIVVAFLHTILDQVGKKEYSQWVTLLGFIYILFMVASIVDDLFQKIKSVFLFQG, encoded by the coding sequence ATGGGTTTAGATGTTGATATTATTTTTAAAATTGCAGGAGTCGGAATTGTGGTGGCCTTTCTTCATACTATTCTCGACCAAGTAGGGAAGAAGGAATATTCCCAATGGGTCACATTATTAGGCTTTATTTACATTCTATTTATGGTTGCTTCCATCGTAGACGATTTGTTTCAAAAAATTAAATCAGTATTCCTCTTTCAAGGGTAA
- the spoIIIAA gene encoding stage III sporulation protein AA, with amino-acid sequence MEEIYAILPKAIKEYITTLPQTVLDHLEEIRIRVQRPLEVISQGKPLFLSYIIREEDAEALINRLAQYSFYTLEEELKRGYITIAGGHRVGLAGKVILEHGEVKAIRQLSSFNIRVARQKSGIAMPLIPYLYENRWMHTMIIGAPQTGKTTLLRDIARILSTGVEEKQLDAKKVGIVDERSEIAGCVNGVPQLAFGPRVDVLDACPKAEGMMMMIRSMSPDVLVVDEIGREEDARAILEAVNAGITLFMTTHGHSFSDIKKRPILREIINLGIIDRYIELSRKTGPGTISTIRDHEGKGFLKEVSVT; translated from the coding sequence ATGGAGGAAATATACGCTATTTTACCTAAAGCCATTAAAGAATACATTACTACATTACCTCAAACGGTATTAGATCATCTTGAGGAAATTCGAATTAGAGTTCAGCGACCGCTTGAAGTAATTTCTCAAGGAAAACCTCTTTTCTTATCTTATATCATTCGCGAAGAGGATGCTGAGGCACTGATTAATAGATTGGCACAATATTCATTTTATACGTTAGAAGAAGAACTTAAGAGGGGATATATTACGATTGCAGGTGGGCACCGAGTGGGGCTTGCTGGAAAAGTAATATTAGAGCATGGTGAGGTAAAGGCAATTCGTCAGCTCTCTTCATTTAATATACGTGTAGCAAGACAAAAATCAGGGATTGCAATGCCGCTTATCCCTTACTTGTACGAGAACAGATGGATGCACACCATGATTATTGGTGCACCTCAAACAGGTAAAACAACGTTATTACGTGATATTGCACGTATTCTTTCTACAGGAGTTGAAGAGAAGCAGCTAGATGCAAAAAAAGTGGGAATTGTCGATGAACGGTCGGAAATTGCGGGGTGTGTAAATGGCGTCCCTCAATTAGCCTTTGGACCTCGAGTTGACGTTTTGGATGCATGCCCTAAAGCTGAAGGGATGATGATGATGATTCGTTCCATGAGCCCAGATGTTTTGGTAGTGGATGAAATTGGTCGAGAGGAAGATGCCAGGGCTATTTTGGAAGCTGTAAATGCGGGAATTACCTTATTCATGACGACACATGGCCATTCGTTTAGCGATATAAAAAAGCGACCGATACTCCGTGAAATCATCAACTTAGGAATCATTGACAGATATATTGAGCTTTCTAGAAAAACAGGGCCTGGTACAATTTCGACCATTCGGGATCATGAAGGTAAAGGCTTCTTAAAAGAAGTGAGTGTGACATAA
- the accB gene encoding acetyl-CoA carboxylase biotin carboxyl carrier protein, whose amino-acid sequence MLKVQEIRELIKLIDQSSIDEFVYEYEGSKVKMKKQMNTVARHVEVVPEIVTEPVKEVIPQTTAAVTEAPAPAQNQENVQEKQVENVEDLHKITSPMVGTFYESSSPDADPYVKIGDKVKKDSIVCIVEAMKLFNEIEAEIDGEIVEILVEDGQLVEYNQPLFLVKK is encoded by the coding sequence ATGCTAAAGGTACAAGAAATTCGTGAACTAATTAAACTCATTGATCAATCTAGCATTGATGAATTTGTCTACGAATATGAAGGTAGCAAGGTCAAAATGAAAAAACAAATGAATACAGTTGCCCGTCATGTAGAGGTTGTACCAGAAATTGTTACTGAGCCTGTTAAAGAGGTTATTCCTCAAACTACTGCAGCTGTGACTGAGGCACCTGCACCGGCGCAGAATCAGGAAAATGTTCAAGAAAAGCAAGTAGAGAATGTTGAGGATTTACATAAAATCACATCACCAATGGTCGGTACTTTTTACGAATCCTCATCACCAGATGCGGATCCTTATGTGAAGATTGGTGATAAGGTAAAAAAGGATAGCATTGTATGTATTGTAGAAGCAATGAAGTTATTTAATGAAATTGAAGCTGAAATAGACGGGGAAATCGTTGAGATTCTAGTAGAAGACGGTCAACTTGTTGAATACAATCAGCCACTCTTTTTAGTGAAGAAATAA
- the spoIIIAE gene encoding stage III sporulation protein AE, with the protein MRVKVAVLFVLTSLLLLTSSVQAVENDEQNEEHELVEEQLDQLGVQELKVFWEDVLQKYGGYLPESQRGSLIDFIKGEKTFSFDQWIKGILRFTFQEVLLNSKLLGTLIILTIFSMFLQSLQSAFENGTVSKVAYAIVYLVLIIIALNSFHVAIDYTIETIDTMIQFILALIPLLLALIASSGGVVSATFFHPVIIFLMNTSGLMVQYVVLPLLFLSALLSIVSTINEEYKVTQLANLLRTWSIGLLGAFMTIFLGVLSVQGTTTAVTDGITIRTAKFVTGNFIPVIGRMFTDAADTIISASVLLKNTVGIAGVVILLMIAAFPAIQILVIAFIYKFAAALLQPIGGGPVILCLDIIAKSVMYVFAALAIVSFMFFLSLTIMIAAGNITLMVR; encoded by the coding sequence TTGCGTGTAAAAGTCGCTGTTCTCTTCGTTCTTACCTCTCTACTCTTGCTCACTTCAAGTGTACAAGCTGTAGAGAATGATGAACAAAACGAAGAGCATGAACTAGTAGAAGAACAATTGGATCAGCTAGGAGTTCAAGAACTGAAAGTATTTTGGGAGGATGTTTTACAAAAGTATGGAGGGTACTTACCGGAGAGCCAAAGAGGCAGTTTAATAGATTTTATAAAAGGGGAAAAAACGTTTTCTTTCGATCAATGGATAAAAGGAATACTGAGGTTTACTTTTCAAGAGGTCCTCTTAAATAGCAAGCTCTTAGGAACTTTAATCATACTAACTATTTTTAGTATGTTTTTACAATCATTACAATCTGCATTTGAGAATGGGACAGTAAGCAAAGTGGCCTATGCGATTGTCTATTTAGTACTGATTATTATTGCGTTAAATAGCTTTCATGTGGCGATTGATTATACGATCGAGACAATCGACACAATGATACAGTTTATTTTAGCCTTAATTCCGTTGCTTCTAGCTTTAATTGCTTCATCAGGAGGAGTAGTGTCAGCTACATTTTTTCACCCAGTTATTATCTTCTTGATGAATACGAGTGGTCTAATGGTTCAATATGTTGTTCTCCCCTTACTATTTTTATCCGCTTTGTTAAGTATCGTTTCGACGATTAATGAGGAATACAAGGTGACGCAATTAGCTAATTTACTCCGAACGTGGAGCATCGGTTTGCTAGGTGCTTTTATGACCATTTTTTTAGGTGTACTTTCTGTCCAAGGAACGACTACAGCCGTAACAGATGGAATCACCATTCGAACAGCTAAATTTGTCACAGGAAATTTTATACCCGTGATTGGACGAATGTTTACAGATGCAGCCGATACGATCATCAGTGCCTCAGTGCTATTAAAAAATACAGTGGGAATCGCAGGGGTGGTTATATTACTTATGATAGCAGCATTTCCTGCTATACAAATCTTGGTGATTGCCTTTATATATAAATTTGCAGCGGCCCTATTACAGCCAATTGGTGGCGGTCCTGTCATCCTTTGTTTAGATATCATTGCGAAAAGTGTAATGTATGTTTTTGCTGCGTTAGCCATTGTATCATTTATGTTCTTTTTAAGTCTTACAATCATGATAGCTGCCGGAAATATTACTTTAATGGTCCGATAG
- a CDS encoding Asp23/Gls24 family envelope stress response protein, producing the protein MAENQTQALLQMNQNKDGLGKIEIAPEVIEVISGIAASEVEGVAQMRGNFASGVVERLGKKNHGKGVKVELEEDGISIDVYCVMGFGVSIPTVAHQVQDNIRQALLNMTALDAKEVNIHVVGVSFETTKNETDDDSEL; encoded by the coding sequence ATGGCCGAAAATCAAACACAAGCATTATTACAAATGAACCAGAACAAAGATGGTCTTGGCAAAATTGAAATTGCTCCTGAAGTTATTGAAGTGATCTCTGGCATTGCAGCATCAGAAGTTGAAGGTGTTGCTCAAATGAGAGGGAACTTTGCTTCTGGAGTAGTCGAGCGTCTTGGGAAGAAAAACCATGGTAAAGGTGTAAAAGTAGAATTAGAAGAAGATGGTATTTCTATTGATGTCTACTGTGTAATGGGCTTTGGTGTATCAATACCAACAGTCGCTCATCAAGTTCAAGATAATATTCGTCAAGCACTTTTAAATATGACGGCGTTAGATGCTAAAGAAGTGAATATTCACGTCGTTGGTGTTTCTTTTGAAACCACTAAAAATGAAACCGATGATGACAGTGAACTTTAA
- the spoIIIAB gene encoding stage III sporulation protein SpoIIIAB — translation MFKLLGAVFILLSTTWVGFEASKYLSERPRQLRLLRSALQSLEAEIMFGHTPLHEATRKLSKQLQKPVSWIFETFSEKLTTEETTVKEAWEKSLDEVWKLTAFRHGEYEVMKQFGENLGRHDLHTQQKHIILALTHLEREEEDARDKQFRYEKMAKSLGVLSGLLLIILLV, via the coding sequence ATGTTTAAACTACTAGGGGCTGTTTTTATCCTCCTATCTACAACTTGGGTTGGATTTGAAGCATCAAAATATTTGAGTGAACGACCGAGACAGTTACGACTATTAAGATCCGCTCTTCAATCCTTAGAAGCGGAAATAATGTTTGGGCATACACCATTACATGAAGCGACTAGAAAACTCTCCAAACAGCTTCAAAAGCCGGTCTCTTGGATATTTGAAACATTTTCTGAAAAGCTTACAACGGAAGAAACAACGGTGAAAGAAGCTTGGGAAAAAAGTTTAGATGAGGTTTGGAAGCTAACCGCGTTTCGCCATGGTGAGTATGAAGTGATGAAGCAGTTTGGTGAAAATTTAGGCCGCCATGATCTTCACACCCAGCAAAAACACATAATATTAGCTTTGACCCATTTAGAGCGTGAGGAGGAAGATGCAAGGGACAAGCAGTTTCGGTATGAGAAAATGGCCAAAAGTCTTGGAGTTCTCAGTGGGTTATTGTTAATCATTTTACTGGTATAA
- the nusB gene encoding transcription antitermination factor NusB — translation MKRRTAREKALQALFQMDMSEIDAQQALANITEGEEKDEFLTTLVLQTNENLSKIDEMIKTHLERWSFDRLAKVDRNVLRLAVYEMIFDEDTPNKVIINEAIEIAKTFGDEKSSKFINGVLSKVQNTINK, via the coding sequence ATGAAAAGACGCACGGCACGAGAAAAAGCATTACAAGCTCTTTTTCAAATGGACATGAGCGAAATAGATGCGCAACAAGCACTTGCTAATATTACTGAAGGGGAAGAGAAGGATGAGTTCTTAACAACACTAGTTCTTCAAACAAATGAAAACCTTTCAAAAATTGATGAAATGATTAAGACACATTTAGAACGATGGTCATTTGATCGATTAGCAAAAGTGGATAGAAATGTTTTACGTTTGGCTGTATATGAAATGATATTTGACGAGGACACCCCTAATAAAGTCATCATCAATGAGGCGATTGAGATTGCAAAAACCTTCGGAGATGAAAAATCAAGTAAATTTATCAATGGTGTTCTCTCAAAGGTTCAAAATACAATAAATAAATAA
- the spoIIIAD gene encoding stage III sporulation protein AD yields the protein MEILQIVGLAFIGTFLALIVKEEKPNFAFLLVVFVGCTIFLFLIDQIYMIISMIQRIAVNANINMIYLETILKIIGIAYIAEFASQITRDAGQGAIASKVELAGKILILAMAVPILTVIIETIINMIPNS from the coding sequence ATTGAAATTCTTCAAATAGTAGGACTAGCCTTTATTGGTACATTTTTAGCCTTAATAGTGAAGGAAGAAAAACCTAACTTTGCCTTCTTGCTCGTTGTATTTGTTGGGTGTACGATATTTCTGTTTTTAATTGATCAAATTTATATGATCATTTCAATGATTCAGCGTATAGCGGTCAACGCAAATATAAACATGATTTACTTAGAAACGATTCTAAAAATCATAGGAATCGCTTATATTGCAGAGTTTGCTTCACAAATTACAAGAGATGCAGGACAGGGGGCAATCGCTTCAAAAGTAGAACTTGCAGGAAAAATCTTAATTTTAGCTATGGCTGTGCCAATATTAACAGTAATTATCGAGACGATAATCAACATGATTCCGAATAGTTAA
- the spoIIIAG gene encoding stage III sporulation protein AG: MSHKNDPFEWLKKTLKTNDERDGGKKLNLKFYVPIILLIGIAFMLISNIWTQGANGDKAEVVTKEEDVDTVETFGTSSKEQPKTIQDYEHQYESKLTKALEEVIGIGEVAVYVNVDATELKVYEKNSNSQQQTTTEVDREGGQRKIEDESRDDQIVIIRDGEKEVPLIVETKKPPIRGVLIIAKGAENVQVKKWIKEAVTSVFNIGSHQVSVMPKQ; the protein is encoded by the coding sequence ATGAGCCATAAAAACGATCCTTTCGAATGGTTAAAAAAAACGTTAAAAACAAACGATGAGCGTGATGGAGGGAAGAAACTAAACTTAAAATTTTACGTGCCTATCATTTTATTAATCGGGATTGCGTTTATGCTGATAAGCAATATATGGACACAAGGAGCAAATGGAGACAAGGCTGAAGTGGTTACGAAAGAAGAGGATGTTGACACTGTCGAAACATTTGGGACCTCTTCAAAAGAGCAACCGAAAACAATTCAAGATTACGAGCATCAGTATGAAAGTAAGTTGACCAAAGCGTTAGAAGAGGTCATCGGCATCGGTGAGGTAGCGGTTTATGTAAATGTGGATGCTACAGAGTTAAAAGTATATGAAAAAAATTCAAATTCCCAACAACAAACCACAACAGAAGTCGATCGTGAAGGTGGCCAAAGGAAAATAGAGGACGAATCGAGAGACGATCAAATTGTGATTATACGAGACGGGGAGAAGGAAGTCCCTTTGATTGTTGAAACGAAAAAACCTCCCATTCGTGGTGTTTTAATCATTGCGAAAGGAGCGGAGAATGTGCAAGTGAAAAAATGGATTAAAGAAGCAGTAACTAGTGTGTTTAATATTGGCAGCCATCAAGTATCGGTCATGCCAAAACAATAA
- the folD gene encoding bifunctional methylenetetrahydrofolate dehydrogenase/methenyltetrahydrofolate cyclohydrolase FolD codes for MANILDGRKISEKIRESISVEVDDLKRLGVTPGLAVVLVGDNKASKTYVTMKQKACEKLGMHSILFEYPESLTEQELLAKVQELNEDESIHGILVQLPLPEHLSEVKIIESIAPEKDVDGLHPISIGRMMTGQETFLPCTPFGIMKMLEFENISVEGKHVVIVGRSNIVGKPAGQLFLQQNATVTYCHSRTKDLEVHTRRADIIVMAVGKAKLLKEDHIKDGAIVIDVGMNRDENGKLCGDVDYESVKEKSAYITPVPGGVGPMTITMLMNNTLISAKRSNSFILSKVATLEK; via the coding sequence ATGGCTAATATTCTTGATGGTAGAAAAATCTCAGAAAAGATTCGTGAGTCGATTTCAGTAGAAGTAGATGACCTAAAGCGTCTAGGAGTAACTCCAGGCTTAGCAGTCGTTTTAGTAGGAGATAATAAAGCCTCTAAAACGTATGTTACGATGAAGCAAAAAGCTTGTGAGAAATTAGGAATGCATTCCATATTATTTGAGTACCCTGAATCATTAACTGAACAGGAATTGTTGGCAAAAGTTCAGGAATTAAATGAAGATGAATCTATACATGGTATACTCGTTCAACTTCCTTTGCCAGAACATCTTTCAGAAGTTAAGATCATTGAGTCCATTGCACCAGAGAAAGATGTTGACGGTCTTCATCCAATTAGTATTGGTCGAATGATGACAGGTCAAGAAACTTTCTTACCTTGCACCCCTTTCGGAATTATGAAGATGCTTGAATTTGAAAATATTTCAGTTGAAGGAAAGCATGTAGTGATTGTTGGAAGAAGTAATATTGTAGGAAAACCAGCAGGTCAATTATTTCTTCAGCAAAATGCTACCGTAACGTATTGTCATTCAAGAACAAAAGATTTGGAAGTACATACTCGAAGAGCAGATATTATCGTCATGGCGGTAGGAAAAGCAAAACTACTTAAAGAGGACCATATTAAAGATGGTGCGATTGTGATTGATGTAGGAATGAACCGTGATGAAAATGGGAAGCTTTGCGGAGATGTTGATTATGAATCGGTTAAGGAAAAGTCAGCCTATATTACGCCTGTTCCTGGCGGGGTAGGACCGATGACCATAACCATGTTAATGAACAATACACTGATATCTGCCAAACGTTCAAATTCTTTTATTCTATCTAAAGTAGCAACACTGGAAAAGTAA
- the xseA gene encoding exodeoxyribonuclease VII large subunit has product MSHDRYLSVHSLTKYIKRKFDVDPHLSNVHVRGEISNFKQHSSGHMYFTIKDDKARLLSVMFSSQNRQLKFAPENGMNVLVQGDISIYESSGQYQIYIKKMQPDGIGELYLAYEQLKERLEKEGLFEQGRKKALPPFPKVIGVITSPTGAAVRDIITTIKRRYPIGKVVVIPALVQGEQAAPSIVKGIKTANERKEIDVLIVGRGGGSIEELWAFNEEVVVREIVASRIPVISAVGHETDFTIADFVADIRAATPTGAAEIAVPHIDELKERVLQKERRLAQALTIKVKENKVKLENLEKSYVFRNPMRLFQQKMERLDRLNEKLYGEYQRKAVTLRDSLSYLQKRLYMQHPRAQVQQKNEEYKRLNKQLNQNMTSQWKNYSNDFERLLVALDALSPLKILERGYSVVYKENETLVKSKESVAIGDNVTVELADGALDCKVIEVKEKGRR; this is encoded by the coding sequence ATGTCGCATGACCGATATTTATCGGTTCATTCTTTAACTAAATACATAAAAAGAAAATTTGACGTGGACCCTCACTTATCAAATGTTCATGTTCGTGGGGAAATTTCAAACTTTAAACAGCATTCTAGTGGTCACATGTATTTTACGATAAAAGACGACAAGGCAAGGCTATTAAGTGTGATGTTTTCTTCTCAAAATAGGCAGTTAAAATTTGCTCCAGAAAACGGAATGAATGTACTAGTACAAGGCGATATTTCCATATATGAATCCAGTGGACAATATCAAATTTATATAAAAAAGATGCAACCAGATGGTATTGGAGAATTGTATTTAGCCTATGAGCAACTAAAGGAACGATTAGAGAAAGAGGGGCTGTTTGAACAAGGGCGAAAAAAAGCACTCCCCCCATTTCCAAAGGTTATCGGAGTTATTACATCTCCAACTGGAGCCGCCGTTAGGGATATTATTACGACGATAAAGCGTCGTTATCCAATTGGGAAAGTAGTAGTAATTCCAGCCTTAGTTCAAGGTGAACAGGCCGCTCCGTCTATTGTAAAAGGAATTAAAACAGCAAATGAAAGAAAAGAAATTGATGTTCTGATTGTTGGACGTGGTGGAGGTTCTATTGAAGAACTTTGGGCTTTTAATGAAGAAGTAGTTGTGAGAGAGATTGTTGCTTCTCGCATCCCCGTCATCTCAGCAGTAGGTCATGAAACGGATTTTACGATAGCAGATTTTGTTGCAGATATTAGAGCAGCTACCCCTACTGGAGCTGCTGAAATAGCTGTACCTCATATCGATGAGCTAAAGGAGCGGGTGTTACAGAAAGAACGCCGTTTGGCTCAGGCATTAACGATTAAGGTTAAAGAAAATAAAGTGAAACTAGAAAACCTTGAGAAATCTTACGTGTTTCGAAATCCAATGCGGTTGTTCCAACAGAAAATGGAACGACTTGATCGTCTTAATGAAAAGTTATATGGAGAGTATCAGCGGAAAGCAGTGACGTTGAGGGATAGTTTGTCCTATTTACAAAAAAGGTTATATATGCAGCACCCACGTGCTCAAGTCCAACAGAAAAACGAGGAGTACAAGCGTCTGAATAAACAATTGAATCAAAACATGACTAGTCAGTGGAAAAATTATTCCAATGATTTTGAAAGGTTGCTCGTTGCTTTAGATGCTTTGAGCCCGTTAAAGATTTTAGAGCGAGGATATAGTGTCGTGTATAAGGAAAATGAAACGCTCGTAAAAAGCAAAGAGTCTGTAGCAATCGGGGACAATGTGACGGTTGAACTGGCTGATGGTGCTTTGGATTGTAAAGTAATCGAAGTAAAGGAGAAGGGTAGAAGATGA
- the accC gene encoding acetyl-CoA carboxylase biotin carboxylase subunit, which produces MIKKLLIANRGEIAVRIIRACRELGVETVSVFSEGDKESLHVQLADEAYCIGPTASKDSYLNFTNIISVAKLTECDAIHPGYGFLAENADFADLCRECNIKFVGPSPEAITKMGTKDIARETMKEAGVPIVPGSEGILKDVDQGLEIANEIGYPVIIKATAGGGGKGIRVARDEEELRNGINITQQEAMTAFGNPGVYLEKFIEDFRHVEIQVLGDEKGHIIHLGERDCTIQRRLQKLLEETPSPVIDGEMRKKMGEAAVKAAKAVDYSGAGTVEFIYDYRQRSFYFMEMNTRIQVEHPVTEMVTGVDLIKEQILIASGKSLRFRQEEVSFTGWSIECRINAENPEKNFMPSPGKIEMYLPPGGLGVRVDSAAYPGYKIPPYYDSMIAKVISYGDSREEAIARMKRALSEFVIKGVHTTIPFHLKLLDHEVFVEGNFNTKFLEKYEVMKS; this is translated from the coding sequence ATGATAAAAAAATTGCTCATTGCCAATAGAGGAGAGATTGCAGTCCGGATTATTCGGGCTTGTCGTGAATTAGGAGTAGAGACTGTTTCCGTATTTTCTGAAGGAGATAAAGAATCCTTACACGTACAGTTAGCAGATGAAGCCTATTGTATTGGTCCTACAGCGTCTAAAGATAGTTATTTAAACTTTACCAATATTATATCTGTTGCGAAGTTAACGGAATGTGATGCCATTCACCCTGGTTATGGATTTTTAGCTGAAAATGCAGACTTTGCAGATTTATGCAGAGAATGTAACATAAAATTTGTTGGTCCATCTCCTGAAGCCATTACAAAAATGGGTACTAAGGATATTGCTAGAGAAACTATGAAAGAAGCCGGTGTTCCAATTGTTCCGGGATCAGAAGGTATATTAAAGGATGTCGACCAAGGTCTTGAGATTGCTAATGAGATCGGTTATCCGGTCATTATTAAAGCTACAGCCGGTGGTGGTGGTAAAGGAATCCGTGTTGCTCGAGACGAAGAAGAGTTGCGAAATGGGATAAATATTACGCAACAAGAGGCGATGACAGCTTTTGGAAATCCTGGTGTATACCTTGAGAAATTTATTGAAGATTTCCGCCACGTTGAAATTCAAGTTCTAGGTGATGAAAAAGGGCATATCATACATTTAGGCGAACGAGATTGTACGATTCAACGTCGTCTTCAAAAGCTACTGGAAGAAACACCATCTCCCGTAATTGATGGTGAAATGCGAAAAAAAATGGGTGAAGCTGCAGTAAAAGCAGCAAAAGCTGTTGATTATTCAGGTGCTGGAACGGTAGAATTTATATATGATTACAGACAGCGTTCATTTTACTTTATGGAGATGAATACGCGAATTCAAGTAGAACATCCTGTCACGGAAATGGTTACAGGTGTAGATTTAATTAAAGAGCAAATTCTTATTGCTTCAGGTAAATCACTTCGATTTAGACAAGAGGAAGTTTCCTTTACTGGATGGTCAATAGAGTGTAGAATTAATGCTGAAAACCCTGAAAAAAACTTTATGCCATCTCCTGGTAAGATTGAAATGTATCTTCCGCCAGGTGGTCTTGGAGTTCGAGTTGATTCAGCAGCCTATCCTGGGTATAAAATTCCGCCTTACTATGATTCCATGATAGCAAAAGTCATTTCGTATGGGGATAGTCGAGAGGAAGCCATTGCAAGAATGAAACGTGCTCTTAGTGAATTTGTTATTAAAGGGGTTCACACTACCATTCCATTCCATTTAAAACTGTTAGATCATGAAGTTTTTGTGGAAGGTAACTTCAATACGAAGTTTCTCGAAAAGTATGAAGTAATGAAATCATAA
- the spoIIIAF gene encoding stage III sporulation protein AF: MSFLTEWITNIILFVLLATVVDMLLPSSVMKKYTKIVVGLLLITIILTPLFQFLASDFEEVIAKVQFQNGNDEEKVENLIEMKKKEIQASQDAYILEQMAVQMKEEAQRVLGDEQNWVITNIELQVHDLSTIPDGLSTISVFLSENNTNDEIAPVQPVSINTTTPLKKATEKWKELSQELAQIWEVETEKISIYEERRAEPDNEP; this comes from the coding sequence ATGTCATTTTTGACAGAGTGGATAACGAATATCATTTTATTTGTTTTGCTTGCGACGGTCGTGGATATGCTTTTGCCAAGCTCTGTCATGAAAAAATACACCAAAATAGTTGTTGGACTTCTACTAATCACGATTATTCTTACACCATTATTTCAATTTTTAGCTAGTGATTTTGAAGAAGTAATAGCAAAAGTCCAATTCCAAAATGGGAATGACGAGGAAAAAGTAGAAAATTTAATTGAAATGAAGAAAAAAGAAATACAAGCATCACAAGATGCATATATTTTAGAACAGATGGCTGTCCAAATGAAAGAAGAAGCTCAAAGGGTGTTGGGCGACGAACAAAACTGGGTGATTACGAACATTGAATTACAGGTACATGATTTGTCCACTATTCCAGACGGATTGTCTACTATTTCAGTCTTTTTATCAGAGAACAACACAAATGATGAAATTGCCCCTGTACAACCAGTCTCTATTAACACAACAACCCCTTTGAAGAAAGCAACAGAGAAATGGAAGGAGTTATCTCAGGAGCTTGCTCAAATTTGGGAAGTGGAGACAGAGAAAATCAGTATTTATGAGGAAAGGAGGGCAGAACCAGACAATGAGCCATAA